A single genomic interval of Nocardioides nitrophenolicus harbors:
- a CDS encoding EcsC family protein, with product MASLKKGLALRTAQQLAPKVTRLAPGLTQSFVREALHRALVGIGPLPPAAHAARVQLDEQHGDVDKAVRELIENHVAYASVEGLATNLGGLITATIVAPASITGLALIQCRMVAGIAYLRGYDLDDPRVCNAILVCILGEDTVKAMVKRRQLPAPPMAIATAPQHDPTLDRTVSTVLAGELVSRVIGKRLATTVGKRVPLVGGAVGAVADGWSTFRVGRYAGREFRPLRREG from the coding sequence ATGGCTTCGCTGAAGAAGGGGCTCGCGCTGCGCACCGCGCAGCAGCTCGCACCGAAGGTGACCCGGCTCGCGCCCGGACTGACGCAGTCCTTCGTGCGCGAGGCGCTGCACCGCGCGCTCGTCGGCATCGGGCCGCTGCCGCCTGCGGCACACGCCGCGCGGGTCCAGCTCGACGAGCAGCACGGCGACGTCGACAAGGCGGTACGCGAGCTGATCGAGAACCACGTCGCCTACGCCAGCGTCGAGGGGCTCGCGACCAACCTCGGTGGCCTGATCACCGCCACGATCGTGGCTCCGGCGAGCATCACCGGACTCGCGCTCATCCAGTGCCGGATGGTGGCGGGGATCGCCTACCTGCGCGGCTACGACCTCGACGACCCGCGGGTGTGCAACGCGATCCTGGTCTGCATCCTGGGCGAGGACACGGTCAAGGCGATGGTGAAGCGGCGCCAGCTGCCGGCCCCGCCGATGGCGATCGCGACCGCGCCGCAGCACGACCCGACCCTGGACCGCACCGTGTCGACGGTGCTGGCCGGCGAGCTGGTCAGCCGGGTGATCGGCAAGCGCCTCGCCACCACCGTCGGCAAGCGGGTGCCGCTCGTCGGTGGCGCCGTGGGCGCCGTCGCCGACGGCTGGAGCACCTTCCGCGTGGGTCGCTACGCCGGCCGGGAGTTCCGGCCGCTGCGGCGCGAGGGCTGA
- the aat gene encoding leucyl/phenylalanyl-tRNA--protein transferase has product MPVEPEPSPWVFPSRADLAALPVLDDPGDGEDPEDPDAEDGEDGDGTHDGSDLVAVGADLEPGTLLAAYRCGLFPMPEGRAIGWWSPAYRGILQLDELRVSRSLRRSVRDFEIRVDTAFDEVVAACADPRRPHGWIDARIARAYGELHRLGWAHSVEAWRDDRLVGGLYGVAIGGLFAGESMFHHVTDASKVALVGLVEGLRADADGAAGNRLVDVQWATRHLAGLGVREIPRASYIAALEGLLAVPPAALWES; this is encoded by the coding sequence GTGCCCGTCGAGCCCGAGCCCAGCCCCTGGGTCTTCCCGAGCCGCGCCGACCTGGCCGCGCTGCCGGTGCTCGACGACCCCGGCGACGGCGAGGATCCGGAGGATCCGGACGCCGAGGACGGCGAGGACGGCGACGGCACCCACGACGGGAGCGACCTTGTCGCGGTGGGGGCGGACCTGGAGCCCGGGACCCTGTTGGCGGCGTACCGGTGCGGGCTGTTCCCGATGCCCGAGGGCCGCGCAATCGGCTGGTGGAGCCCGGCGTACCGCGGCATCCTGCAGCTCGACGAGCTGCGCGTCTCGCGCTCGCTGCGCCGCTCGGTGCGCGACTTCGAGATCCGCGTCGACACCGCCTTCGACGAGGTGGTCGCGGCGTGCGCCGACCCGCGCCGGCCGCACGGCTGGATCGACGCCAGGATCGCCCGTGCGTACGGCGAGCTGCACCGTCTCGGCTGGGCGCACTCCGTCGAGGCCTGGCGGGACGACCGCCTGGTCGGCGGGCTGTACGGCGTCGCGATCGGCGGGCTGTTCGCCGGGGAGTCGATGTTCCACCACGTGACCGACGCGTCGAAGGTGGCGCTGGTCGGTCTGGTCGAGGGGCTGCGGGCCGACGCCGACGGGGCGGCCGGCAACCGGCTGGTCGATGTGCAATGGGCCACCCGCCATCTCGCCGGCCTGGGCGTGCGGGAGATCCCGCGGGCGTCGTACATCGCCGCACTGGAGGGCCTTCTGGCCGTGCCGCCGGCCGCGCTGTGGGAGTCCTGA
- a CDS encoding LacI family DNA-binding transcriptional regulator, whose translation MRSRPRPRSPRMADVAREAGVSVATVSRALSGTRAVDPALTERVLAAAERLGYQVNLVGRALRQTRTATVGLVVPDLDNPFFSALAQHLARVFTETDVDLFVFAADGSLATELRGVRSFLGRQVDALVMIPVHEVDSAEAVELAARAVPTVQLDRCVPSTAAHFVAVDNLRGMELVGRHAAERVDLARQPVVYVGAEPDSSSAHERLDGFRRAFGPDAPVLLGSFSTAWGNEAARRLLADGWERATVVTAADVIALGVLSQLLHAGRAVPDDFRVIGFDGIGAGTLAHPPLTTVRQPVEEMTLAIRDLIEGGERSERDPAPDGHRFAPVFIEGETSP comes from the coding sequence CCCGGGCCGTCGATCCCGCCCTCACCGAGCGGGTGCTCGCCGCCGCCGAGCGGCTCGGCTACCAGGTGAACCTGGTCGGCCGGGCGCTGCGCCAGACCCGTACCGCCACGGTCGGCCTGGTCGTCCCCGACCTCGACAACCCGTTCTTCTCCGCGCTCGCCCAGCACCTCGCGCGGGTGTTCACCGAGACCGACGTCGACCTGTTCGTGTTCGCCGCCGACGGCTCGCTGGCGACCGAGCTGCGCGGCGTGCGCTCGTTCCTCGGCCGGCAGGTCGACGCCCTGGTGATGATCCCGGTCCACGAGGTCGACAGCGCGGAGGCGGTCGAGCTGGCGGCCCGCGCGGTCCCCACCGTCCAGCTGGACCGGTGCGTGCCCTCCACCGCGGCCCACTTCGTGGCCGTCGACAACCTGCGCGGCATGGAGCTGGTCGGCCGGCACGCCGCGGAGCGGGTCGACCTGGCCCGGCAGCCGGTCGTGTACGTCGGCGCCGAGCCGGACTCCTCCTCGGCCCACGAGCGGCTCGACGGCTTCCGCCGGGCCTTCGGGCCCGACGCCCCCGTCCTGCTGGGCTCCTTCTCCACGGCCTGGGGCAACGAGGCCGCGCGCCGGCTGCTCGCCGACGGGTGGGAGCGGGCGACCGTGGTGACCGCGGCCGACGTGATCGCCCTCGGCGTGCTGTCCCAGCTGCTGCACGCCGGTCGCGCCGTCCCCGACGACTTCCGGGTGATCGGCTTCGACGGGATCGGCGCCGGGACCCTGGCCCACCCGCCGCTGACGACCGTGCGCCAGCCGGTCGAGGAGATGACCTTGGCGATCCGCGACCTGATCGAGGGCGGAGAGCGGTCCGAGCGGGACCCGGCGCCCGACGGGCACCGGTTCGCGCCGGTCTTCATCGAGGGCGAGACCAGCCCCTGA